From Nitrospirota bacterium, one genomic window encodes:
- a CDS encoding radical SAM protein, whose translation MRVFLIHVRDPQFYALPAKTRAKNGRIRVMGFPPIGIMSLSSVLKQAGHECVMFDQANPDTPNEVILEEINRQQPDLVGLSFLSTTSYPYAKILARQIRATNQKVKLAFGGVFASLNAALVKLQCPEVDFICRGDGEQLLLDLLEKFDDPASVAGLTWAKDGQVVQNPGRPMERHLDQWPFPDREGLPLDFVESMPLDVPAVLSMERFTTMQTSRGCPWPCVFCDIPIFNEGKWRARTAAHVVRELKYLEECGYGSVYFVDDHFLLQPKRIEAICQGVMDEKLTIQWGIEGRVDSVAQHLFPAMAKAHCRTVMFGIESGSQKILDRLKKEQTLEEVATAVKNAKQAGIEIVHGFFTVGNPDETVEDMNATFDLASKLPLDTFGFNRLCVYRGTPLWQEYVKRGLVSETTDWYKYFKCSEIDPTCLPGEVINEVRRQGLKRLFIYKLLHYPLQTARLLRRFLRFMPARDVGYLIIKPFLGQKKGATKAEVLSRAVEHAEMKDAAAQMTQMTDEVLQHVMEESRLERLRIQQEAEGSRELPMVHGR comes from the coding sequence ATGCGTGTATTTCTGATCCATGTGCGTGACCCCCAGTTCTACGCCCTCCCGGCAAAAACCAGAGCAAAAAACGGCCGTATTAGAGTCATGGGTTTTCCGCCCATCGGCATCATGTCGCTTTCGTCGGTGCTCAAACAAGCCGGCCATGAATGTGTGATGTTCGATCAGGCGAATCCCGATACGCCGAACGAGGTCATCCTCGAAGAGATCAATCGGCAGCAGCCTGACCTGGTCGGCCTCAGTTTCCTCAGTACCACCAGCTATCCCTACGCGAAGATTTTAGCCCGTCAGATTCGTGCCACCAACCAGAAGGTCAAGCTGGCCTTCGGTGGCGTCTTTGCGAGCTTGAATGCCGCATTGGTCAAATTGCAGTGCCCCGAAGTGGATTTTATCTGCCGAGGCGACGGCGAGCAGTTGCTCCTCGACCTCCTTGAAAAGTTCGATGATCCCGCTTCGGTCGCCGGGTTGACCTGGGCCAAGGATGGCCAGGTCGTGCAGAATCCAGGACGGCCGATGGAGCGCCATCTCGATCAATGGCCTTTCCCTGACCGCGAAGGCCTTCCGCTCGACTTTGTGGAATCAATGCCGCTAGATGTGCCGGCGGTGCTGTCGATGGAGCGCTTTACGACGATGCAAACGTCGCGCGGCTGCCCCTGGCCCTGCGTATTCTGCGACATTCCAATTTTCAACGAAGGCAAGTGGCGCGCGAGGACAGCCGCCCATGTGGTGCGCGAACTCAAGTACCTCGAAGAATGCGGCTACGGGTCCGTCTATTTCGTCGACGACCATTTCCTTCTGCAGCCCAAGCGCATCGAGGCGATTTGCCAAGGCGTGATGGACGAGAAGCTCACGATTCAGTGGGGCATCGAAGGGCGAGTGGACTCCGTCGCGCAGCATTTGTTCCCCGCCATGGCCAAGGCCCATTGCCGGACGGTGATGTTCGGAATTGAAAGCGGGAGCCAGAAGATCCTCGATCGTCTGAAGAAAGAACAGACGTTGGAGGAAGTGGCGACTGCGGTGAAAAATGCCAAGCAGGCCGGCATTGAAATCGTTCATGGCTTCTTCACCGTGGGCAACCCCGATGAAACGGTCGAAGATATGAACGCTACGTTCGATCTGGCTTCTAAACTGCCGCTCGACACCTTCGGCTTCAATCGGCTCTGTGTGTATCGCGGGACTCCGCTCTGGCAGGAATATGTGAAGCGCGGTTTGGTCAGCGAAACCACCGATTGGTACAAGTATTTTAAGTGCTCGGAGATCGACCCGACCTGCTTGCCAGGCGAAGTGATCAACGAGGTCCGTCGTCAGGGGCTCAAGCGGCTCTTCATCTACAAGCTCCTGCACTATCCCCTGCAAACGGCTCGGCTGCTGCGGCGGTTTCTTCGCTTCATGCCGGCGCGTGATGTCGGGTATCTGATCATCAAGCCGTTCCTGGGCCAGAAGAAAGGCGCCACGAAGGCAGAGGTGCTTTCACGGGCAGTCGAGCATGCCGAGATGAAAGATGCTGCGGCACAGATGACTCA
- the sucD gene encoding succinate--CoA ligase subunit alpha, producing MSILVNKHTRVVVQGITGKEGSFHATQCKAYGTQVVAGVTPGKAGQEVEGIPVFNTVRDAVKKSQCDTSLIFVPPPFCADAILEAADAGVKLIICITEGIPVNDMVKVKRALYGRDVRLIGPNCPGVITVDEAKIGIMPGFIHKKGIVGVVSRSGTLTYEAVHQLSTLGLGETTCVGIGGDPVNGTGFVDVLALFEKDPETQGIVMIGEIGGDAEEKAAAFIKKNVKKPVVSFIAGITAPPGRRMGHAGAIVSGGKGTAAEKMKTLEAAGVRVVKNPAEIGHAIKLALGR from the coding sequence GTGAGCATTCTCGTTAATAAGCATACGCGGGTGGTGGTGCAGGGGATCACGGGGAAGGAAGGCTCGTTCCATGCGACGCAGTGTAAAGCCTACGGGACGCAGGTGGTCGCGGGTGTGACACCGGGCAAGGCCGGCCAAGAGGTCGAGGGCATTCCCGTATTCAATACGGTGCGCGATGCCGTGAAGAAATCGCAATGCGATACCTCGCTGATTTTCGTGCCACCGCCATTTTGCGCCGATGCGATTCTCGAAGCCGCCGATGCCGGCGTGAAGTTGATTATCTGCATTACCGAAGGCATCCCGGTGAACGACATGGTCAAGGTGAAGCGCGCCCTCTATGGCCGCGACGTTCGCTTGATCGGACCAAACTGCCCCGGCGTGATTACGGTCGATGAAGCGAAGATCGGCATCATGCCCGGTTTCATCCATAAGAAGGGGATCGTCGGCGTCGTCTCCCGCAGCGGGACTCTCACCTATGAAGCGGTCCATCAACTCTCGACGCTTGGCTTAGGTGAAACGACCTGTGTCGGTATCGGCGGCGATCCGGTCAATGGAACGGGTTTCGTCGATGTGTTGGCCCTGTTCGAGAAAGATCCCGAGACTCAGGGGATCGTCATGATTGGTGAAATCGGTGGCGACGCGGAAGAAAAAGCCGCTGCGTTTATCAAGAAGAACGTGAAGAAGCCGGTCGTGAGTTTCATCGCCGGAATCACGGCTCCGCCAGGCCGCCGTATGGGCCATGCCGGCGCCATTGTTTCAGGCGGGAAAGGTACCGCGGCTGAGAAAATGAAGACGCTCGAAGCGGCCGGTGTCCGGGTGGTGAAGAACCCGGCTGAAATCGGTCATGCCATCAAGCTGGCGCTCGGGCGGTAA